A portion of the Diprion similis isolate iyDipSimi1 chromosome 4, iyDipSimi1.1, whole genome shotgun sequence genome contains these proteins:
- the LOC124405270 gene encoding major royal jelly protein 1-like produces MNLILTGILAFAAWTSAVELEILSEWYSLDYVWQNDSCKEDAIDSGLYNASTIIPTDLQVIGETYFIAISRRHNNPASLTKISNQTGDDGSLLEPYPSWDWHTSDNCSGITSVSKLATDDCYRLWIVDSGKIGTEQVCDAQIIAFDTDTNEVLIRETIPSNLTHHSTNSSRGRLEIQAVDTDGDSCESVTVIIGDPEGYGMVIWNGVDMWRVENDEIFSPNVTQATDSQLPQSDTDNYGISNIDIMPSSFVAETYVTLNPLLSNDYFAVRLSELLVEDGNLTWYKSNYTSGTNVVVSRVMTKSGVLIDGHAYWPNCSCWNNRYPTSVPEGQNVTWTNMTGNPYEQYTIATKIREESDGETNFWGETYCQITSSQVVFNLRSVEDLDRINFAVSCGNVGYLINGTVCERLEPKSYNRTIEDTFMFEYATNETRIISAL; encoded by the exons ATGAATCTGATACTGACCGGGATACTGGCATTTGCTGCCTGGACGTCGGCTGTTGAACTTGAAATCCTCTCCGAATGGTATTCCTTGGACTATGTCTGGCAAAACGATTCTTGCAAGGAGGACGCGATCGACAGTGGATTATACAATGCCAGCACTATCATTCCAACAGATTTGCAAGTCAtag GAGAAACGTACTTTATTGCAATTTCAAGAAGGCACAATAATCCTGCCAGTTTGACAAAGATTTCGAATCAGACTGGCGACGACGGTTCATTGCTCGAGCCCTACCCAAGTTGGGATTGGCATACGTCAGACAATTGTAGTGGGATCACTAGTGTTAGCAAGCTAGCT ACGGACGATTGCTATAGGCTGTGGATTGTCGATTCTGGGAAAATAGGGACTGAGCAGGTGTGCGATGCGCAAATAATAGCGTTCGATACAGACACCAACGAAGTATTGATACGGGAAACGATTCCATCTAATCTGACGCATCATTCCACAAATTCAAGTAGAGGGCGGCTCGAGATACAAGCTGTCGACACGGATGGAGACTCGTGCGAAAGCGTTACG GTTATCATTGGGGACCCAGAAGGATATGGTATGGTTATTTGGAATGGTGTGGACATGTGGCGGGtggaaaatgacgaaattttcTCACCGAACGTAACACAAGCTACCGACAGCCAGCTTCCACAGTCTGACACCGATAATTACGGGATTTCGAATATTGATATAATGCCCTCTTCATTTGTGGCTGAAACATACGTAACCCTGAACCCTCTGCTTTCCAACGATTATTTCGCAGTCAGATTGTCTGAGCTGTTAGTGGAAGATGGAAACTTAACATGGTACAAAAGCAACTATACATCTGGTACGAATGTGGTGGTTAGCAGGGTCATGACAAAATCTGGTGTCTTAATAGACGGTCATGCTTACTGGCCGAATTGTTCCTGCTGGAATAATCGATATCCTACTTCAGTTCCAGAAGGGCAGAATGTAACTTGG ACCAACATGACTGGAAACCCTTACGAGCAATACACCATTGCCACCAAAATCCGTGAAGAGTCTGACGGTGAGACCAACTTTTGGGGCGAGACCTACTGCCAAATTACCAGCTCACAAGTCGTGTTCAACTTGCGCTCCGTGGAGGACCTGGACCGTATTAACTTCGCAGTCTCTTGCGGGAACGTGGGTTACCTCATTAACGGAACAGTGTGCGAACGATTGGAACCTAAAAGCTATAATCGTACCATCGAGGATACATTTATGTTCGAGTACGCGACGAATGAGACGCGAATAATTTCTGCGCTGTAA
- the LOC124405273 gene encoding major royal jelly protein 1-like, with amino-acid sequence MNLILTGILAFLAWTATAELEIVYNWTYVNYTWPNDTSEETAVAAGKYNTTNIIVCDFDVIGIYNRFVNTNLQPVINGLPGDDVFVVTPRYNDNPASLSRVSNQTGDGGPLLEPYPSWDWHTSENCSGITSVNRIAKDNCNRLWMVDSGKIGDDQICPAQLLAFNVTTDNLLLRKEVSDNLTHNSQDSSRGWIEIQQVITEGDSCENVTVFMGDPEGYGMVIWNGVDMWRIQKEFFAPNETGFDNDTVLRKEWGISNYVYLPNTFAVGPFLMFGPLLSYEIYVVPVSDLRNEDSNITFYKSNRTLPTMVTTRIVTDSGILMGGYVGWQCITCWNVQNPIALEYIVNLTGNSLGQDTFSAKSVKRSDSDNEEYWQITSTVPKYSPFTLNISNINFVISYSDVVSLVNGTACEVQETSSNRTIGDTNFLPYED; translated from the exons ATGAATCTGATACTTACCGGGATACTGGCATTTCTTGCCTGGACGGCAACTGCTGAACTTGAAATCGTCTACAATTGGACATACGTTAACTATACTTGGCCAAATGATACCAGTGAGGAGACCGCGGTGGCCGCTGGAAAGTATAATACCACAAACATCATTGTATGTGATTTCGACGTCATAGGTATTTATAACAGATTCGTCAATACTAATCTGCAGCCAGTT ATTAATGGTCTTCCAGGTGATGATGTATTTGTCGTAACTCCAAGATACAACGATAATCCTGCCAGTTTGTCAAGGGTTTCGAATCAGACTGGCGACGGCGGTCCATTGCTCGAGCCCTACCCAAGTTGGGATTGGCATACGTCAGAAAATTGTAGTGGGATCACGAGTGTTAACAGGATCGCT AAAGACAATTGCAATAGGCTGTGGATGGTCGACTCTGGAAAAATAGGAGACGACCAGATATGTCCTGCGCAGTTATTAGCGTTCAATGTAACAACCGACAACTTATTGTTACGTAAAGAGGTTTCAGATAATTTGACACACAATTCACAAGATTCAAGTAGAGGGTGGATTGAGATACAGCAAGTCATAACGGAGGGAGACTCATGCGAAAATGTTACG GTTTTCATGGGGGACCCAGAAGGATATGGTATGGTTATTTGGAATGGTGTGGACATGTGGCGGATACAAAAAGAGTTTTTCGCTCCGAACGAAACTGGCTTCGACAACGACACCGTTCTCAGAAAGGAATggggaatttcaaattatgtTTATTTGCCGAATACATTTGCCGTGGGACCATTCTTAATGTTTGGCCCTTTGCTTTCCTACGAAATATATGTAGTACCAGTGTCTGATCTGCGTAACGAAGACTCTAATATCACGTTCTACAAAAGTAACCGTACATTACCGACTATGGTGACTACCAGGATTGTTACCGATTCAGGTATCTTAATGGGCGGCTATGTTGGATGGCAGTGCATTACCTGTTGGAACGTACAAAATCCTATTGCACTGGAATACATT GTCAATCTAACTGGGAATTCTCTCGGACAAGACACCTTTTCCGCCAAATCAGTAAAGAGGTCAGATAGCGACAACGAGGAATACTGGCAAATAACCAGCACCGTGCCAAAATACTCTCCGTTCACCTTGAACATCAGCAATATAAATTTCGTTATTTCCTATTCGGATGTGGTTTCCCTAGTAAACGGAACAGCATGCGAAGTACAGGAGACCAGCTCTAATCGTACCATCGGAGATACAAATTTCTTGCCGTACGAGGATTGA